The Cloacibacillus sp. nucleotide sequence TTTAGTGTAAAACGGTATTTTCACAAGAAGGTTCCTCGAATCAATAATATAAGAGAGAGTGTGATAAGTATGTGTGAGAACCAATCTACCTTGAGAACGGCAAGAATCAAGGATATCGCAGAGCGGCTTTTTAAGGCCGAAACTACCAAACAGCCGATCGCTCCCATTCACGACGAATTCCCGGACCTTACACTAGAGGAGGCATATGCCGTCCAGATGGCCGCGGCGGAAAATAAGCTCGCCTCCGGCTGGAAGGTCGTCGGTAAAAAGGTCGGACTGACCAATAAAGAGGTTCAAAAGCAGCGCGGGATCCTTGAACCGGACTACGGACATATCTTCGACCATAATATTATCCCTGAGGGCGATCCCATCAGTATCGCGTCATTGATGGTCCATCCTGTCATCGAAGTGGAGCTGGCCTTTGTCATGCGCCGTGACCTGATAGGCCCCGGCGTCACCGTGGCAAAGGCATATCACGCGGTGGAAGGGATCCTGCCGGCCTTTGAGATAGTGGAACGCCGTATGTATCCGCTCTCAAAAACTATAGAAGAAAGCGTATGCGACAACGCCGCGTGCGGAA carries:
- a CDS encoding fumarylacetoacetate hydrolase family protein → MRTARIKDIAERLFKAETTKQPIAPIHDEFPDLTLEEAYAVQMAAAENKLASGWKVVGKKVGLTNKEVQKQRGILEPDYGHIFDHNIIPEGDPISIASLMVHPVIEVELAFVMRRDLIGPGVTVAKAYHAVEGILPAFEIVERRMYPLSKTIEESVCDNAACGKIVLGSKLTPIENLNLKSIGVYLEKNGSLIDSACCATVLGTPIMSVAWLANKLAQFGVGLYEGEVIMTGSICLMHPIAPGENYHAVFSDNIGDLMVSFVS